The DNA region CTCAGGATAAAACATCATAGTATACTGTAGGATAGTGTTGAGCGTGTGAAACACTACTCAGCCTTCTGGGAACATGCTGAGGTGCTGTAATGTTAGCTGCGATGAGAGCTAGCATGGCTGCTAATGACAGGGAGGGTGAGAGCACGAGGATAGTGGGTGGTGTGAGCCTGCAGTTATTTGCCACCTATCAGGAGCAGGGCTGTTTATTGACAGAATGTGTCGCAAAGCCCTGACAGATAGACGTTTAAGGAAtgcatacaaataaaataaagggcACGGACGTTCCAACGTCCcatttgtgtatttatacaACTGCTTGTTTGCTCTGGCTCGTGATGTTCCCTCATTCCTTAAGATATTTTTGACACCTGGCTTCAAAGTCAGGCCATATTTCCCCCCACTTGCCACCCGTGTAATGGTTGTTGGCGCCCTCTTTTACCTACAAAcgttttaaagcttttttttttccttgttccACACTGATCCCTCGCTGTGCGCCTCTCCTGTTACACCCAGGGTACAAACCTTCCCCGTGCCAAGAAATGTGCTTGCTGCTTCATTACAGCACAGGGTATATCTGCTAGTGTGCAGCCTGGGAGCTGCCGTAAAGATATTACACATTTATGTGTTTGTACTTCTTCCCCCACTCCCACTATTCTTATACTGTAGGTTCAATTATCTGGGAAGGACATTAGACTAATGCGACCTTTAAATTACCGTTTTGCTCCTCTATGGATATCACAATATTAAACAAAACCCGAACATTCCTACTTATGTTCTTACATCAGCAATAACTGAGTGAAACTAATTATAGAAAACTCTCTCCAAGAATTTACTTTTTGTAAGTAAGTCGGCAACGTTGTCAAGCTACAGTAGTTGTACTGTTAGATTCAGAAATCAGTTTTAGGGCATGAGATACAGATGCATCTGCCAAAATCATGTAACCATGGTCGTAGCTTACAGtactgtgtttctgtgaataTACTGTAGAGGTCTGCTAAAGCGACACATGCATACGCAAACAACACCTTAAGGTTGACTCACCTCACGACTCAGTCTGTTTATTTAAAGATTTattttgagaaagaaaaaaaaagttcttcAACATgattattagttattattataaAGTATCTAAATACAGGCAACTGAGGTATATATCTGTCTTTCTacaggtggagtgtgtgtgtgtatgtgtttgtgtgaaagaaagaaagaaagaaagaaagaaagaaagaaagaaagaaagaaagaaagaaagaaagaaagaaagaaagaaagaaagaaagaaagaaagaaagaaagaaagaaagaaagaaagaaagaaagaaagaaagaaagaaattgcCTCTTTGCAGGCAATACTAAAAAAGGCAATATGCTCCACAATTAACAACCTTGTGTCATCGACCTTTGTTTCACTCAATGTAAAAAATGCATTAATTGACCTGTAATTAACCTTCTGAATCCACAAATTGCAAGCAACATTCATTACTATCCCAGTTTTTGATAAATATTTCTttgaatgtaaataaatgttgatAAAATACAGTCATATTAGTCGAATCACTAAACCCAAGAAccacacacctactgtaagaGTTGGTGCAGGACCAGTTTAACTTTCATCTCACGCTTAATGTAAAGACTGAAGCGAAGAGAAACAGCGGGCAACACTTTCTAAATGCAGCCAAAAAAGTTGTTTAATCCATAGAAAGCCTGAGGTGTAAGGACCACACTTCCTAGTGTCTCGTCACGGTTCAGTTGCCAGGCATCCAGCAGAGAGTCCACGGATGTGTtgtgacacttttttttctgtactGATTGAACAAATGGGATATAATGTGATAATTAGTGATTTTACACAGTAggcattgtttttcctttgttcaCAATCAGGCCAGCTGTTTCCATTTACTGTGGCGAGCTGGGTTAACTTGGCTTCTTCTTCTAGTCTGGTATTGATCTTGTTTTTATCCAACAAGGAAAAGAagagaagctttttttttgaTGATACAACTTGGGTTTtgttctcccacacacacatatgcactcGCACAAAGTAGCACAACAGACCATATAATCCGTACCAGCTTCACAGTAGGCAGTGATCTGAAAACAGGAAAATCATAGAGACATACATTCAtgtagaaacacacaggaggtTGTGTTAACATATAAAAAAGGCGATTGTCAGCTTGATGATTCATGACCAGTTGTCATCTTAAAGGCAGTAACTTCATTTTGGTTCAGTTTCCCGCTCAGTTAATAAAGAACAGCCATCTGTTGCCTGCAGTTAATGTTACCATTAAATATAGAGCACTGCTGTGTGATATTTGTTGACGGTTAAATACTACTGGTCTATTCAACAAAACAagtttagattttgtgtaataaTTGACCTTGATCTAGCGAGTACATTACAATTAAATGGTAATGAAGGCTGAAACAGCTGAGGTTTTATAAGAGGCATAACTCAGTCCCACATACATACTTGTTCAGCCATgttatgtgtgtgagtgtgggtgggtgggtggtgtATTCATTTGCCAGTGGGTTTGAGcacatttgtctgtctgtccctcgcTTGACTGAAACACGCATAAACACTGTCAGACTTACAACTAACATGGAAACTAACATGGgaacgaaaaaaaaacaaaacaaaagcagtgatTGTATCCAGTGAGGAGCAGAGAAATCAGGCAACGGAGGAGTCGAAGGGATGGTTCCCCGTCGGTTTGCAGGGCCAGAGTCCGGGGTGGGCTCGAAGGAGGCGCACACTGCAGTGTCGCGCCGCCAGTTCTGGACAGAGAGTCAAGGGGAGCTTTTGCTTCCCTGCAGTCGCCCACCAACGCTCCGGCAGTCAGAGGGGAGGGGTAGTGGAGGGGGAACGGGTAGGACCCACAGTGGAAACAGTCTCCATCCTGGGTAACTGCAGATCACCACACGCGACACACGTTGTCAGGGCTCATGTAGCTGCTTTTGTTGCAGCTGAATGCTTTGGCAAATTCTGGAAAATTCTGAAGGGATCCCAGCACCCTGTCATGGACATAGTGGAGAATGATGCTGTGTGAGAAGCTTAACATTGGACTTTAAGGTGCCTTTTGTGTCATGATTTCAGGGCTTTACCTGAATTTTCCTGGACTGTGAACATCTACTTTGATTGAATTAACAGCTTGTTCTGGTCGTTGGGTTCCACACCACACCTGATAAAGGCAAGATATTTTACATATGATTTTCTCACAATATTTGTCTActccttccatccttccttcctttcttccatccatccatccatccatccatccatccatccatccatccatccacacactACCTGAGCAAAGTTGAGGAAAAACAGCTGATCATGGGAAAGGTCAATGCCAGGCAGTGGTGGCTCCTCTCCGTGCTCTTTTACATAGTTCCTGTAGGCCTGCAGTAGTAAAGATATATACATATTAAAATTGTATCCCTAAACCACCAGGATAATATGTATGTTTAAACAGATAATGAACCAACAATAATAAGGTAAAAATAAGGTAAAGCATTTGTTTCACTGTATCCTATGTGAAGATCAACAAAACCTACAATGTTTTTTGTTGGAATCCCTGGGCTGGCCCACTCTCACCCCTACAGCCCCAATCATCTAATTCAGTTCACCGTCAACACGTCACCTGACCCAGCTTCGTCTATGCTTTCACAACTCTTACTTTGAACCATACTGTACCTGTATGCTCATCCATAACAACAGGTGAGAGTGATTTGCAAAAGCCTCCACTGCTGGGTTCTTGTTGTGTCTTAATTCCAGCAGCCCATGCTTTGTGTTAAAACCTTCTCAGTGACACAATGTACAGTAGTCTTTGTAAGTCAGTCGTGCATTGCGAAAGAGTCTGAGTTGGTAACTAAAAGAAAGAACGCTGTCTTAACTAGGAATAAGAGTGCTGTGTTAACTAAAGGTAGAAGTCTTGTGTTAACTATGAGAAGCAAGGTTCTGTGTGAACCAAAAGCAAAGTCCTGTGTTTATTAATGTCTATTATAAGTGTGTTAGGCCCAGTGGTAAATCCTGTGCTATTGTTTAAAGTCTAAGTCCTGTGTTAAGTCTGAGTAGTGAATTGAAGTGTGTTTGCCCATCCTCCGGTTCTCTTTGAGTCCACAATACACTTTAAACCAGGTCGTCCATTTTGCGGTAGACCCAACAGTTTCTGCATTTTCCCAAAACTGCTCATACAGTAGTTACCAAACAATTGACACAATCAGCTCTAACATCATGTTTCACCCTGTTCTGTTTACTGTAGTTAATGAGTGAGTCAGTCATCTGATCCAGATGACATGTCTGTTCCAGTTAAAAAGCCACTGACGACAACAACAGGCTGAAACCTGCACAGCGGGGTTCTTGAATCAAGCTCTCTCGTGTGATTCAGCCAGTTACCTGATATGCCTGTCGTATCCCTCCGTTATCAGCGATATTCTCTCCGAGGGTGTTGTTACCGTTTAACTAGAGAACGGACGTAAGGAGAAAGAACATAAAAATTGGAAAGGGGACAGAGAACGGCTCAGATACAATGCTTCAGAATATGAGAAATGATATGATAATATTCCCAGGGGTTGAAAAAATCACCAGTTCAAAGCAACGGGACTcagcagaagagacagaaagagggagagggatTGATATgtcaacacaaaacaataaGACATTTGATGATGAGTCTGCAAAGCGCACAATAGTATATGAAATTCTATGACTGGAAGGAAGGACATTGTCTACCAGGACATACATGAAGTCCATTTGCCAGGTCCCAGGAGAAGTTGCCATACTGGTCCACGATGCACTTCGACAGCTCCAAAAACCTCTGCGTGGAGTCCGGTGTCCACCAGTCCTTCAGGTCACCATCCTTATCATAATTCCTGCCTGTAACAGAGGCCAGATGCATTGGAGGGTGATTGGTTAGTGCTACTGTAAATGAATATTTCCCTTACATTCACATTGTGTGTTTCTTGGAGActtcatataaaaaaaaacttccacaTTACAAACCCAAGTTAGGATGGTAAAAAACGCTCCCAGTCATTCTGCACAAACCTTTTTCTCAAGTGGCACCAGTTACAGAACGGGAATTATTTCCATCCCCAAACCAATACAAGCTGCCAAAACCGACTTAGGGAGGAACAAAGGGTGGAAACGCATACCGTTGTCATCAAAGCCATGTGTGATCTCATGGCCGATCACCATGCCGATGCCACCGTAGTTGAGAGATTTAGTCTGGCCTTTGCTGAAAAAAGGCGGCTGGAGGATCCCTGCAGGGAACACTGACACCGGGAGAAGCTGAGTTCATCTCTACAGTGCGAAAATGGAAAACGATTGCTTGCTACCAAACGTGCAAATGTATAAATACCTATTTGGTTTTTGCTGGATGAGTAGAAGGCGTtgacaacagcagctcctgtcACCCACCTGCGTAACAAGAAGAACAGTGGAGCGCAGCACAATCCACAGGCGCTAATGTATTGTAAATTAACCTGTGGGTAATAATAACCCAGCTAATATTAGCATTAGGACTGTGCTCAGTGAGAGGGTGAGTAGGAGTTTGTGTGGGAAGCCACTGTGCTAAATGCAAGACTGTATGTCACACCTTTAGTAGCATTACAAATTCAGTCCTTTACTACTGCTGATTTTCTGCACATCTGGAGAAAGTCAGCTGCTCCAAGCAATGATGTGACCCCTTAACCCTCACTCTCGGGGAATCTTACTCCTCTTTGTTGACTTTGACTCTGAGTTTTCGTAGGCGCTTCTTCTGCACATGCTCCAGGTTCTGTAGGATGTTTTCAAAGTACTCCTCTGCACTGTAGTTCAGCTAACGCCAACACACAGCCGAAGAAGCAAGGGGATTAGCAGTGATGAGAGCTATCAACGCCCGTTCATATATTCTCGCCAAGATGTTTTCACAGAACTGATACGCAGGTACAATGAACCCATTTTCTTCCTTGCCACGttaactgaacaaaaaaaaaaaaaagaaatgctggCACCATTTCAAACACTCACATCTTTGTACTCATTGTTGAGGTACTCATCCACCATAATGTTGTCGGAATAGCCGATCCTCTGCCGAATAGCTCGAGCCtacagaaaagcagcagaaaagaaaacagtcaTCACAGATACTCTCATATTATTGTAAAGAACACTGCAGCAGTCACTCAGCTACAGCCAGCACCTTCTCCTCAGCTGCTTTCCTGGTCTGTGCATCCATCCAGGTCAGGTCATGGAGGTTACTGATGAACACTTCCCGGATGTCTTTAatcatctcctccatctgttgCACGCgtacacaaatgcacacacacacacacacacacaccacagggaAGGACAACAGCCACGCATAACTCACAAGGCAAAAGTGTTAGGTACAAATATTTGTGTATTATATCACACCAAATAGTTTATGAATAGTTTATAATATACTTTATGTTATACTTATACAGTATTCACACTTTTTTGCAGCGAGAAAAATATGCTGTACTGCAAACAGATGCAGATGATGTTCTATttgcatatttttattattgtcattaaatattaaagcatGTATCAGTTGTGGGTTCGATTTTCTGTTGCTGAGGTTATCACCAGCCTTACAAAGGACTAACAGACTTCTGTGGGAACCTGTGGAGGCCGTTTAACATTTCCATAATCCATCGCTCTTGTGTTACAATATTTACAAGCACGTGCCTGCACACAGCGAGACAGACGGCCCGACGCCACCGCGACGGCACCGTGTTGTGCAGAGCGTACGGCTCCATGGACGCAGGACAGTTAAAAGTCTTTTGTCGAGCACTGAAAACACCAAAGAATGAAAGCAACATGGGAGGAAGAACTTGACAACAACGTTTGCTCCTCCAGATCCGCCTGACCACAGCCAGCTGACGGAGGCATTCCAGTGTCCCATCACATCAACAGGCTCCTCGCTAACACTCTGCACAGTCACTTGAGCAACACGCTGCGGTTCGCCACAAGCCAGCAGGGACCATACTAATGAGACTTTTCCGAAAACCTTTACCCaagctgcatgtgtttgctgtttgcatgTGAAGGCCTGAATGGTGAAGGTTACGGTTCTCCCTCAAGGGCACTGCTGATCAATTTGATTTCATATAATCTGTAAAATGATGTAAATAAAAGCTTATAGGCAACAAACCAGATCGTGTGCATATGTACTGTAATGGAGTAGAGCCTGCTTTTACTGACCAAGACCATATCTGAAATATATCTCTGGCTGCAACACTGGTATGTGAGTGCAACATGTGGCcaactgcaggtcagagcacaCGTCCTGCAATGAGTACGGCAGGGCTGTGAACCGCTAGATGCCTGTAGAATTGTTCCTCTTTTCTCTGTTATCTGAGACGATTTATATGCTGCTCAAAGAAAATGAAGGGACACGTGACcattaaagtaaaacacaagaGCGGCTGAGCTTCTTCTTGTCGCTAATGGTGGCACGAGGCAGCCCAATTATTTTGCACAGATTCTCCATGATGGCACTTCCACATGTGCAGTGGCAGGAAACTTCGCTGCGCCCCTCTGCACAGGAGAAGATACCAGGAGACGCAGCATGAGCACTGGACTGAGCTGCTCCCTGCCCTTATGTGATCCTAGACGGCTTGAAGTTTAATAAAAATCCATACTTGATTCCCTGCTCCCTGGCTTTTCTTTCTGGGTCGATGGTAAAAAAGCGAGGGGAGTGTAATTGTCACCACGACCGACAGTGTGAGAAAATATGCAGCGACTGTGTAAGAATATGCATGAGCATGCACGTGCGCGAGCACAAATGAACGCTGGGGTGTGACCAGGGGAGAGTGACAGTAACGTAAACTGACGGCATAAGGGCATAAAACAGGGGAAAActagaataaatcaaaatccagGCGAGGAGTGTGGAAGATAAATGAGCCAACATCAGGACAAGAAAGGAGGATCAGTGTAAGAGCAGTAACACCATGGGCTGCAGTACAGGTGCACATGTATCTGTCCAAACTGAAGCAGACTCCAGGAGAGTGGCACAGGACCCCTTTACTATGACCTGTGCTCATAGAACTGGAGATCCAACACTGGGTGTTGTTCTGGCAGAAAGTTCCTACTGAGCACATGTGACAGATGGAAAACAATCTGGAGACGTCTCTTGATTGTTACGCTGTCGAAAACATCCTCAAACATGATTTTGATCATCGCGTTTGACGGCGAGCACGCGATAGGAAGACTTCACGGCATAGCCAGCAGGGTTCTCTCAGGGCTCGATGATGCACAGAAGGAATTGCACAGAAAGTATTGGTTATTTAAAGGCTGTTGTTGCCGCGTCCTGCACACCAGCCCTGTCTGCCACGCAGTGAATCTTATCAGAAAATTAATTTTGAGAGAAGGCAGAAGGAAGCCAACGATGTCCCCCACTGTCACCAATACCACGCCAAACACTAACGACAGCTGAACCCCAGCCTGCGTTGGGCACGACAGCACCGGGGAAGCCACCGCTCTTCAAAAAGAAAATTGCTGCCTGTCTACAGTTCGGCCTGAGGCCACGTGAACAAGACAGAATCTTAACGGAAGGCAACTTGGTGGCAGCATTATGTTTTGGGGCCGGCTTGGCCTGCCGTCATTGGTGGAGCCAAGTAAGTGCGTTAACAAGCAGATTGTGCAGGAAACCGTCAAGGTAGGCAGCCCAACACTGAAACCCAGCAGCAAACGGCACCATAGCTACAGTAGCTTAGAACATGCATAAAGCAGATGCACAGTATGCACAGAGGTTCTGTATATATACAGCACTGTGTATATACACGCACTCTTACATGCCCCACGCTGCCTTGCGCATatgcaaacacatgcaggcGCGTTTGTACAGTGCGCCATGAACGCCACATGCTGGAGTAGGCGCCGATCCAGAGGATGACAGTGTGTGAGACACTGCATtacgacagacacacactgacgcgCACGCAGAAaagtacgcacacacacacacgcgcgcacacacgcgcgcacacacgcgaaCACGCCTGACAGTCGAGATTCACGGCGCGGGCGGCGTGGGCACAATAACAAGGCGACTTTGTTCAGTCGCTTTCAATGggtgcgagggggggggggaataaGACACAGCACTGTGgtgcagacacaaaacacaaaggtgACAAAACACTCTGAGTAAGAGACGAAAATACGCCCGAGTGGGACGTGGCTGACAGTATGTATGGAAAACTGAATGCATTAACGAGAAATACAGAAATAACTCGGCCTTGATCTTATTAGTAGCGCTCCGTGAAGTCCACTCCGCTCTCCACTGACCAGTTCCTTGCTCTTTTCAGAGAACGCCTCCTGCACATACAGTCGTCCCACGGCGTTGTCCATGTTGTTGTTGACGTAAAGGGCACACTGCCGCCACACGGCTGCCTCTGATGTCGTCCCAGACAGAGCCTGCAGGGAGAGCGACCGCAGATCAATTATACATGCAGGAAAAAACGCTCAGCACTCCGCTTAAAGAGCCTCATGGCCATTCTTTAGTTTGCGCCTTCATTATGCATCAGCATTACACAGAGGACTGGACGTAAGTGATAGGGCAGGAGGGAGATGATTAGATTAGGAAGAGCATTAGGATTAGGGT from Betta splendens chromosome 13, fBetSpl5.4, whole genome shotgun sequence includes:
- the LOC114868344 gene encoding neprilysin-like isoform X3, encoding MDASVDPCDNFYQYACGGWLKKNIIPETSSRYSTFDILRDELEVILKGVLEKTVEGEASALTKAKVLYKSCTNESLIELRGGAPLLDMLPDVFEWPIAVDNWEITYGTTWRLEDLIARLNEKYGTLLLVNFFVGTDDRDSNSHIIHFDQQTSLGLLSRDYYACTGPYAEACRAYEQFMIDLAKLIRSDRGLAINETRIREEVTRILDLERDIANATDTPEDRNNPVLLYNKMELGDLNANFTLEVDSKVFNWSYFTAKIMDTVNVSVPDTEKVINYSPNYYRRLNLVLAKYTKRDLQNYMVWRFAMHMVVGLSRAYRDTRKAFRMALSGTTSEAAVWRQCALYVNNNMDNAVGRLYVQEAFSEKSKELMEEMIKDIREVFISNLHDLTWMDAQTRKAAEEKARAIRQRIGYSDNIMVDEYLNNEYKDLNYSAEEYFENILQNLEHVQKKRLRKLRVKVNKEEWVTGAAVVNAFYSSSKNQIVFPAGILQPPFFSKGQTKSLNYGGIGMVIGHEITHGFDDNGRNYDKDGDLKDWWTPDSTQRFLELSKCIVDQYGNFSWDLANGLHLNGNNTLGENIADNGGIRQAYQAYRNYVKEHGEEPPLPGIDLSHDQLFFLNFAQVWCGTQRPEQAVNSIKVDVHSPGKFRVLGSLQNFPEFAKAFSCNKSSYMSPDNVCRVW